The following are encoded together in the Candidatus Poribacteria bacterium genome:
- a CDS encoding UvrD-helicase domain-containing protein has translation MKLDRNQEKAVNHVTGPAIVIAGPGSGKTTVVTARILNLIQTHNIPPSQILAIAFNRKAVEEMETRISRELTASETETSQKPVIRTLHAFGKDIITENYKRAEFSHIPEIWSGEIDQIIAEERRQIEREATTTEVAIYKIEHKETGKCYIGQTTNPERREKEHFNHSSNDRLRQAIRHEGETQFSFKVIERVKGREANRREAHWIAYYRDRASVFNRADPLRRQYSNQLILEMFCQHFGIPYEENFDTHPDFENLRDRFDDIKETVMRAKRQVITGLFDPTTFDDPVARAFAIKYECLKTEANAVDFEDMIIHAANLLETCPDLRQTYRDKYPYVLVDEFQDIAPADFQLISRLSENIFAVGDDDQAIYGFRGGNSEIMLAFTNQRNVTKYEITRNYRSTSTIVEHARALIKRNAPRIRKNLRAHNPMRQHIKTVETTPETIAAALRRELGSSQETAVLARTNYETDQIQAMLANNPAAPEITTIHKSKGREWEKVILIHNTLERRFPRPDSELTEERRVFYVAMTRAKVELIVLGGRCPFVPEFEKIHKNLNYYLRQFAYWQARRKLKKEGDAK, from the coding sequence ATGAAACTCGATAGAAACCAAGAAAAAGCCGTTAACCACGTCACAGGCCCCGCAATCGTCATCGCAGGACCCGGCAGCGGCAAAACCACAGTCGTAACCGCACGAATCCTGAACCTCATCCAGACACATAACATCCCACCTTCACAGATCCTCGCCATCGCCTTTAACAGAAAAGCCGTTGAAGAGATGGAAACCCGAATCTCGCGGGAACTCACGGCATCCGAAACTGAAACCTCCCAAAAACCTGTTATCCGTACACTCCACGCCTTCGGCAAAGACATTATCACCGAAAACTATAAACGCGCAGAATTTAGCCATATCCCCGAAATCTGGTCGGGAGAGATTGACCAAATCATTGCAGAAGAACGGCGACAGATTGAACGCGAAGCCACCACAACCGAGGTCGCCATCTATAAAATCGAGCACAAAGAGACCGGTAAGTGCTACATCGGACAGACCACGAACCCAGAACGACGTGAAAAAGAACACTTCAACCATTCATCAAACGACAGACTCCGACAAGCCATCCGACATGAAGGCGAGACACAATTCAGTTTCAAAGTGATAGAACGGGTCAAAGGACGAGAAGCGAACCGTCGTGAAGCACACTGGATTGCGTACTACAGAGACCGCGCAAGCGTGTTCAACCGCGCAGATCCGCTACGGAGGCAGTACAGCAATCAACTCATCCTTGAGATGTTCTGCCAGCATTTCGGTATCCCTTACGAAGAAAATTTCGACACACACCCCGATTTCGAGAATCTCCGCGACCGTTTCGACGACATAAAAGAGACAGTCATGCGTGCGAAACGTCAAGTCATCACAGGGCTGTTCGACCCAACCACATTTGACGACCCTGTGGCGCGAGCATTTGCAATAAAATATGAATGCCTCAAAACCGAAGCAAACGCTGTCGATTTCGAGGACATGATTATCCACGCCGCGAACCTACTTGAGACCTGTCCCGACCTCCGCCAAACCTATCGCGACAAATACCCATACGTCCTTGTCGACGAGTTTCAAGATATTGCACCCGCCGACTTCCAACTGATTTCACGTCTTTCTGAGAACATCTTCGCTGTCGGTGACGACGATCAGGCGATTTACGGCTTTCGCGGCGGTAACTCAGAAATCATGCTGGCATTCACCAACCAACGAAACGTAACAAAATATGAAATCACGCGCAATTATCGTTCTACATCCACCATTGTTGAACACGCCAGAGCGTTGATTAAACGCAACGCACCCCGAATCCGAAAAAACCTCCGCGCCCACAACCCGATGCGACAGCACATAAAAACCGTAGAGACAACCCCTGAAACCATCGCAGCTGCTTTACGACGCGAGTTAGGATCATCACAAGAAACCGCCGTTTTAGCACGCACCAACTACGAAACCGATCAGATTCAAGCGATGCTTGCCAATAACCCAGCAGCCCCTGAAATAACAACAATTCACAAATCAAAAGGACGGGAGTGGGAAAAGGTTATCCTCATTCATAACACACTTGAGCGACGTTTCCCGCGTCCTGATAGTGAACTCACAGAGGAACGTCGTGTCTTCTATGTTGCGATGACGCGTGCCAAGGTGGAACTAATCGTCCTCGGCGGAAGGTGTCCATTCGTGCCAGAGTTCGAGAAAATCCACAAAAACCTCAACTACTATCTCCGTCAGTTCGCCTACTGGCAAGCGAGAAGGAAATTGAAAAAAGAAGGTGACGCAAAATAG
- the purQ gene encoding phosphoribosylformylglycinamidine synthase I — protein MTEPKVLILRTAGTNCDAETDTAFQLAGAQTALVHIQNLISGKVNLTDYQILAIPGGFSYGDDIAAGILLAIEMKHKLTDVLHQFVADGNLVIGICNGFQVLVRTGLLPGTEASAEMTQRSTLAMNTSAKFECRWVDLETQESPCVFTKGIKPRVYLPVAHAEGRFTAPADVLAELETHNQVVFRYAESKYPSNPNGSDADIAGICDATGRIFGLMPHPERFLTKWNHPRWTRLPETQDTASEEGDGLAIFKNAVNYVKANLL, from the coding sequence ATGACGGAACCTAAAGTACTCATCTTACGAACTGCTGGGACTAACTGTGATGCAGAAACAGACACCGCGTTTCAACTCGCCGGTGCTCAGACCGCGTTAGTCCACATCCAGAACCTCATATCCGGAAAAGTTAACCTAACCGACTATCAGATCCTCGCGATTCCCGGCGGTTTCTCCTACGGCGACGACATCGCAGCCGGTATTCTACTGGCAATTGAGATGAAACACAAATTGACGGACGTGCTGCACCAGTTCGTCGCAGACGGTAACCTCGTCATCGGTATATGCAATGGATTCCAAGTACTCGTCCGGACAGGCTTGTTGCCGGGTACAGAGGCATCCGCAGAGATGACGCAACGCTCGACACTCGCAATGAACACCTCCGCAAAATTTGAGTGTCGGTGGGTAGATTTAGAGACACAAGAAAGTCCGTGTGTCTTTACCAAAGGCATCAAACCACGTGTCTATCTGCCCGTCGCGCATGCTGAAGGACGGTTCACTGCACCAGCAGATGTATTGGCTGAATTAGAAACACACAATCAAGTTGTGTTTCGATATGCAGAGAGCAAATATCCGAGCAATCCGAACGGTTCGGACGCCGATATTGCTGGCATCTGTGATGCAACAGGCAGGATTTTCGGTTTAATGCCACACCCGGAACGGTTCTTGACAAAATGGAATCACCCACGCTGGACACGGCTCCCAGAAACACAAGACACCGCTTCTGAAGAAGGCGATGGACTCGCCATCTTCAAAAACGCTGTTAATTACGTCAAAGCGAATCTCCTGTAG
- the purL gene encoding phosphoribosylformylglycinamidine synthase subunit PurL, translating into MSNTVNEIDILSADDAELMRISREGTLSLNLNEMKTIQTHFGALGRNPTDVEIETIAQTWSEHCVHKTFKSIIRYSEEGKEPEQIDGLFPTYIQRATEDIDKPWCVSVFSDNAGIIEFDETFNLVFKVETHNHPSAIEPYGGAGTGIGGVIRDSLGTGLGAKPILNTDVFCFGMPDTPYAELPKGTLHPKRVFKGVVAGVRDYGNRMGIPTANGAILFDARYTANPLVFCGNVGLIPRNRCEKSVEPGDLVVAIGGQTGRDGIHGATFSSAELDDTSENLGSVVQIGNPIMEKKIVDALLQARDRNLYRSITDCGAGGFSSAVGEMGEPVGAEVHLERVSLKYEGLAPWEIWLSEAQERMVIAVPPENLSELMEICEAEIVEATVLGTFTDTHRLQVFYQGAIVADLEMEFLHHGLPKPVKQAVWQPPKHQEMPSRDAATQDYTEDLRKLLASPNIASKESVIRQYDHEVQGGMVINPLVGVANDGPSDACVVTPVLGSRKGVIVANGINPKYSDVDPYLSAAAAIDEALRNIVAVGGSLEKTALLDNFCWGNPDKPDRLGELVRAAKACYDIATAYGTPYISGKDSLYNEYRDTTTGEQRAIPSTLLISAICVIPDIRHAVTMDVKAPGNFIYVVGNTYTELGGSHYFGIHGFIGNTAPAIRPDEGKLTMERLSTAINNGWVRSCHDCSEGGIGVAVAEMAFAGGYGMSLNLDDIPTGDEITADDYLLFSESNSRFIVEIEPQHRDAFETHMADVPTGYFGTVIDAPNFTIKGKAGHTIIETSIDALKFAWQTPLHS; encoded by the coding sequence ATGTCCAACACAGTTAACGAAATAGATATCCTAAGTGCGGATGACGCTGAACTAATGCGGATCAGCCGAGAGGGGACCCTATCCCTGAATCTCAACGAGATGAAGACGATCCAGACCCATTTCGGCGCGTTAGGTCGCAACCCAACCGATGTAGAGATAGAGACCATCGCCCAAACATGGTCTGAGCATTGCGTTCACAAAACGTTCAAAAGCATTATCCGCTATTCCGAAGAAGGAAAAGAACCCGAACAGATTGACGGTCTGTTTCCAACCTATATTCAGCGTGCAACTGAAGATATTGACAAACCGTGGTGTGTCTCTGTCTTTTCAGATAATGCAGGCATCATTGAATTCGATGAAACATTCAATCTCGTCTTCAAAGTAGAGACGCACAACCATCCATCAGCGATTGAACCTTACGGCGGTGCAGGCACCGGTATTGGCGGTGTCATCCGAGACTCACTCGGCACAGGACTCGGTGCGAAACCGATTCTGAATACGGATGTCTTCTGTTTCGGGATGCCGGATACACCTTATGCGGAGCTCCCAAAAGGCACGCTCCACCCGAAACGCGTCTTTAAAGGCGTTGTCGCCGGTGTCCGAGATTACGGCAACCGGATGGGGATCCCAACGGCTAACGGTGCCATCCTGTTTGATGCCCGCTATACCGCGAACCCGCTCGTCTTCTGCGGAAACGTCGGTCTAATACCGAGGAACAGATGCGAAAAATCCGTTGAACCCGGCGATCTGGTCGTGGCGATCGGTGGGCAGACCGGACGCGACGGTATTCACGGTGCGACTTTCTCCTCCGCTGAATTGGACGACACCTCCGAAAACCTCGGCAGTGTGGTGCAAATCGGCAACCCCATCATGGAAAAGAAAATCGTCGATGCGTTGCTACAAGCGCGGGACCGTAACCTCTATCGTTCGATAACCGATTGCGGCGCAGGTGGGTTCTCGTCTGCTGTCGGTGAGATGGGGGAACCCGTCGGTGCCGAGGTACATCTCGAACGCGTCTCCCTGAAATATGAAGGACTCGCACCGTGGGAAATTTGGCTCTCCGAAGCACAAGAACGGATGGTCATCGCCGTGCCACCTGAAAATCTATCGGAACTGATGGAGATCTGCGAGGCAGAAATCGTTGAAGCCACAGTCCTCGGGACTTTCACGGATACACATAGACTACAAGTTTTTTATCAAGGCGCGATCGTCGCCGATTTAGAGATGGAATTCCTGCACCATGGACTCCCGAAACCCGTGAAACAGGCGGTATGGCAGCCGCCGAAGCATCAAGAGATGCCCTCCCGAGACGCAGCAACGCAAGACTATACAGAGGATCTCAGAAAACTCCTTGCCAGTCCGAACATCGCCAGTAAAGAATCCGTCATTCGGCAATACGATCACGAGGTCCAAGGCGGTATGGTTATCAATCCACTCGTCGGTGTAGCAAACGACGGACCGAGCGATGCCTGCGTCGTCACGCCAGTTTTAGGCAGTCGGAAAGGCGTTATCGTCGCCAACGGCATCAACCCAAAATATAGCGACGTAGACCCCTATCTCAGTGCCGCTGCAGCGATTGATGAGGCTTTACGAAACATCGTCGCTGTCGGTGGTAGCCTTGAAAAGACCGCATTACTCGATAACTTCTGCTGGGGGAACCCAGACAAACCTGACCGTCTCGGCGAGTTAGTCCGCGCCGCGAAAGCGTGTTATGACATCGCAACCGCCTACGGCACACCCTACATCTCTGGCAAAGACAGTCTCTATAACGAATATCGCGACACAACAACCGGCGAGCAACGCGCGATTCCGTCAACGCTCCTTATTTCCGCGATTTGTGTCATCCCAGACATCCGTCACGCCGTTACAATGGATGTGAAGGCTCCCGGCAATTTTATCTATGTCGTCGGCAACACCTACACTGAATTAGGCGGTTCACACTACTTCGGTATCCACGGATTTATCGGAAACACCGCACCTGCTATCCGTCCCGATGAAGGTAAATTGACGATGGAACGCCTCAGCACTGCCATCAATAATGGATGGGTGCGTTCCTGCCACGACTGTTCCGAAGGCGGGATCGGCGTGGCAGTCGCAGAGATGGCTTTTGCTGGCGGATACGGGATGTCCCTGAACCTTGACGACATTCCCACAGGCGACGAGATTACCGCTGACGACTATCTCCTCTTTTCGGAGTCAAACAGCCGTTTCATTGTAGAGATTGAGCCACAACACCGAGACGCTTTTGAAACCCACATGGCGGATGTACCTACAGGATACTTCGGCACTGTCATAGACGCTCCAAACTTCACTATCAAAGGGAAAGCAGGACACACGATTATCGAAACCTCAATTGATGCTCTTAAATTCGCATGGCAAACACCGTTGCATTCGTAA
- a CDS encoding ankyrin repeat domain-containing protein has protein sequence MRTGSAINGLFKRTLLHEIGHTFGLGDTYVGRLEKPDVSTGRLRATVGTQPASIMSHLNFQADPLGGIGKDDENGIIWLYKHIHEKLPLEDCFFPNYELEKSPDGCRPKYPLIFEIKQADAKYALQILREDNKLDINAIDGDGLTALHHAVLNRYAHVVRVLLARDGIDPDIKDKSGKTPLQVARELGFDDLVGLLTPVPDKEPEQEVEDIRPVSAKMNLTTLWGALKRER, from the coding sequence ATGCGCACGGGTAGCGCAATAAACGGACTCTTCAAAAGAACCCTCTTACACGAGATAGGACACACCTTTGGTTTAGGAGACACCTATGTCGGTAGACTGGAGAAACCTGACGTTAGCACGGGAAGACTCCGGGCCACCGTGGGCACACAACCCGCCTCAATCATGTCTCACCTTAACTTTCAAGCTGACCCACTTGGCGGTATTGGCAAGGATGACGAAAACGGCATCATCTGGCTCTACAAGCATATCCACGAGAAACTGCCACTCGAAGACTGTTTTTTCCCTAACTACGAACTGGAAAAGTCCCCCGATGGCTGCCGGCCGAAGTATCCGCTCATCTTTGAAATTAAGCAGGCAGACGCAAAATATGCGCTGCAAATTTTACGCGAAGATAACAAGCTTGACATCAACGCCATCGACGGCGACGGCTTGACTGCCCTGCACCATGCGGTTTTGAATAGATATGCCCATGTTGTTAGGGTATTGCTCGCGCGCGACGGTATAGACCCCGACATCAAAGACAAAAGCGGCAAAACGCCTTTGCAAGTAGCGCGTGAACTCGGGTTTGATGATTTAGTGGGGCTCTTGACACCCGTGCCCGACAAAGAACCTGAGCAAGAAGTGGAGGATATTCGGCCTGTTTCCGCCAAAATGAACCTGACCACCTTGTGGGGCGCACTAAAAAGGGAGCGATAG
- a CDS encoding phosphoenolpyruvate hydrolase family protein, with the protein MPDYRRDEVLGRLRAELDSGKHLLAVGAGTGITAKFAEQGGADLIVIYNSGRYRMSGFGSCAGLLAYGDANAIVMEMGEREVLPVVKETPVIAGVNGTDPTRRMSNFLKQVRDVGFDGVNNFPTVGVIDGTFRVTLEETGMGFYKEVETIGIAHEMDLFTIVYVFNPEESENMAKVGADVIIAHMGTTIGGTIGAETAFTLEDAAVRVQEICDAAQSVNPDVICLAHGGPISKAPEAAFINEKTDTVGFVGASSIERFACEESIPRVTASFKE; encoded by the coding sequence ATGCCAGATTATAGACGAGATGAAGTTTTAGGACGATTGAGAGCAGAGCTCGATAGCGGCAAACACTTGCTCGCTGTCGGTGCAGGAACAGGGATCACCGCGAAATTCGCCGAGCAGGGCGGCGCAGACCTGATCGTAATTTACAACTCCGGACGCTACCGCATGTCCGGCTTTGGCTCTTGTGCGGGACTCTTGGCTTACGGCGATGCGAATGCCATCGTCATGGAGATGGGAGAACGCGAGGTCCTACCTGTCGTCAAAGAGACACCCGTTATCGCCGGGGTCAACGGCACAGACCCGACGCGTCGGATGAGCAACTTCCTCAAACAGGTTCGCGATGTCGGCTTTGACGGCGTAAATAACTTCCCCACCGTCGGCGTGATTGACGGTACGTTTCGCGTGACACTCGAAGAGACAGGGATGGGTTTCTACAAAGAGGTCGAGACCATCGGCATTGCCCACGAGATGGATCTCTTCACAATTGTCTATGTCTTCAACCCTGAAGAATCCGAGAACATGGCGAAAGTCGGTGCGGACGTTATCATCGCGCACATGGGCACGACAATAGGCGGCACAATTGGTGCGGAAACCGCTTTCACACTTGAGGATGCAGCCGTGCGTGTCCAAGAAATCTGCGACGCTGCGCAATCGGTAAATCCGGACGTTATCTGTCTCGCGCACGGCGGTCCGATCTCAAAAGCACCAGAAGCAGCATTCATTAATGAAAAAACGGACACCGTCGGCTTTGTAGGTGCCTCCAGTATTGAACGCTTCGCGTGCGAAGAGAGCATCCCGCGCGTTACAGCCTCTTTTAAGGAATGA
- a CDS encoding sulfatase, whose translation MAKQPNIVLMGIDSLLATHMSCYGYHRLTTPHIDRFAEGATLFEKTYSAHIPTTSAYASMLTGLDTFSTQVVALRHQGPLREEVKTLAEILREAGYDTTCVGFGGPSARGFDTYLDFSGWGPDDSGRSPKAENLNKTTLPELNRLIDQSDEKPFFLFLRHMDPHSPYLPPAPYERAFYHGDECDPSNKSMEPVMAFKPFCDYFATWMPPGITDKDYVIAQYDGAIAYMDACIQTLFNALETRGVMDETIIVINGDHGETLYDHECWFDHHGLYDVTLHVPLIIRYPGRVPAGKRVSGYNQHKDLVPTLLELADIETDIAFDGQSLTSLISGEITSYESEFYITECTWMRKHGWRTPEWKLIVALEPDFHFKPPVELYNLIQDPDENNNLADEHPDIVNVLETRMKSWIRQREQETGLPNPIMNQGDWHGHKGVGPFKTSEQAYDTMHIGDAGAAARLQAKSRDE comes from the coding sequence ATGGCGAAACAGCCAAATATCGTACTGATGGGCATCGACTCGCTCCTCGCAACACACATGAGTTGCTACGGGTACCACAGACTCACGACACCGCACATCGATCGGTTCGCAGAGGGTGCCACCCTCTTTGAAAAAACCTACAGCGCACATATCCCGACAACGAGTGCTTACGCCTCTATGCTCACGGGGTTAGATACGTTCAGCACGCAGGTGGTCGCGCTACGCCATCAAGGCCCGCTCCGCGAAGAGGTCAAAACGTTAGCAGAAATCCTACGAGAAGCAGGTTACGACACCACCTGTGTCGGATTTGGGGGACCAAGCGCACGTGGGTTTGACACTTATCTTGACTTCTCTGGCTGGGGACCAGATGACTCTGGACGCAGCCCGAAAGCAGAAAATCTCAACAAAACCACCCTCCCAGAACTGAATCGGTTGATTGACCAGAGCGACGAGAAACCGTTCTTCCTGTTCCTACGCCACATGGACCCGCACTCTCCTTACCTACCGCCCGCGCCTTATGAACGCGCCTTCTATCACGGCGACGAATGCGATCCGAGCAATAAATCCATGGAACCCGTGATGGCGTTTAAACCGTTTTGCGACTACTTCGCCACTTGGATGCCACCCGGAATCACCGATAAGGATTACGTCATCGCGCAATACGACGGCGCAATCGCTTACATGGATGCGTGTATCCAGACGCTTTTCAATGCACTTGAAACACGCGGTGTCATGGACGAGACCATCATCGTTATCAACGGCGACCACGGCGAAACGCTCTACGACCATGAATGCTGGTTCGACCACCACGGACTCTACGATGTCACCTTGCATGTACCGCTTATTATCCGCTACCCCGGTCGCGTGCCTGCTGGAAAACGGGTCTCAGGCTATAACCAACACAAAGACCTTGTCCCGACACTCCTTGAATTAGCAGACATCGAAACCGATATAGCATTCGATGGACAGAGCCTCACTTCCTTAATCAGTGGTGAGATAACTTCCTACGAGAGTGAGTTCTATATCACGGAATGCACCTGGATGCGCAAGCACGGTTGGCGGACACCTGAATGGAAACTCATCGTCGCCCTTGAACCCGACTTCCATTTCAAACCGCCCGTTGAACTCTACAATCTTATCCAAGATCCTGATGAGAACAACAACCTCGCTGATGAACATCCCGACATCGTCAATGTTCTTGAAACACGGATGAAAAGTTGGATTCGCCAGCGAGAACAGGAGACAGGGTTGCCGAACCCAATTATGAACCAAGGCGATTGGCACGGGCACAAAGGTGTCGGTCCATTCAAGACATCCGAACAGGCGTACGACACGATGCACATCGGAGATGCAGGCGCAGCGGCACGTTTACAAGCAAAATCAAGAGATGAATAG
- a CDS encoding phytanoyl-CoA dioxygenase family protein: MQHELTTEQINFYQENGFLVIENFLDADELKEWRRCTDESVEERLGTSVEHMTNQLDPSNFYARVFTQCLRLADSHPGMRKLVHDPKIGKMATQLAGVDGMRIWHDQALIKPPSGNPTAWHLDVPYWSFDSRDAVSFWVALDDATLANGCMWYLPGTHKTARFDNVGIGENIGALFNVYPEWKEFEPQSAPCPAGSMVWHNGLCAHGAGANMTFSHRRAMTCGFMPDGCTFNGKKNILPEPYFSSLEIGDVLDNNTQNTLVWHKDWET; this comes from the coding sequence ATGCAACACGAACTCACCACAGAACAAATCAATTTTTATCAGGAAAACGGGTTTCTTGTCATTGAAAATTTCCTTGATGCCGACGAACTCAAAGAATGGCGGCGATGCACCGACGAATCTGTCGAAGAACGTCTCGGCACATCCGTTGAACACATGACGAACCAATTGGATCCGTCTAATTTCTATGCCCGGGTCTTTACGCAATGCCTCCGCTTGGCTGATTCACATCCGGGCATGCGAAAACTCGTACACGACCCAAAAATCGGAAAGATGGCAACACAACTCGCCGGTGTTGACGGGATGCGGATATGGCACGACCAAGCACTCATTAAGCCGCCGTCCGGGAACCCGACAGCATGGCACCTCGATGTCCCTTACTGGTCATTTGACTCACGGGATGCCGTTTCGTTCTGGGTCGCATTAGACGATGCTACGCTCGCGAACGGGTGTATGTGGTATCTACCCGGCACCCATAAAACCGCACGCTTTGATAACGTCGGCATCGGTGAAAACATAGGGGCGTTGTTTAATGTGTACCCGGAATGGAAGGAATTTGAACCCCAATCCGCTCCCTGTCCTGCAGGCTCTATGGTATGGCACAACGGCTTATGCGCACACGGTGCAGGCGCGAACATGACTTTCTCCCATCGCCGAGCAATGACGTGTGGTTTTATGCCTGACGGATGCACCTTCAATGGAAAGAAAAACATCTTGCCGGAACCCTATTTTAGCTCGCTCGAAATCGGTGATGTGCTTGACAATAATACCCAAAATACACTCGTCTGGCACAAGGATTGGGAGACATAG
- a CDS encoding transcriptional regulator: MNCEMSETRMRILQLLKMRAGMTVGQLTDALHISQMGVRQHLAILEAEGLVAHYQEKQGRGRPPHVYQLTDEANSLFPTTYANFAVGLMHEVAKFNGPGFINKVFRGRMKAQLEAYQLRLEGKTLCERVKELARIRDEEGYMARFDENEDDYVLIEHNCPIVAIAEEYPHVCEIELALFRQSLGAKVVREEYLMQGSHRCCYRIPKPTE, encoded by the coding sequence GTGAATTGCGAAATGAGCGAAACCCGCATGCGAATCCTGCAGCTGCTGAAAATGCGTGCTGGCATGACTGTCGGTCAACTCACAGATGCCTTGCATATCAGCCAGATGGGAGTCCGACAACACCTCGCTATACTTGAAGCGGAGGGATTGGTTGCACACTACCAAGAAAAGCAGGGACGAGGTCGTCCGCCTCACGTTTATCAATTAACCGATGAAGCCAACAGTCTCTTTCCGACGACTTATGCCAACTTTGCTGTTGGGTTGATGCATGAGGTGGCAAAATTTAACGGTCCCGGTTTCATCAACAAAGTCTTCCGTGGGCGTATGAAAGCGCAGTTGGAGGCGTACCAGTTACGGCTGGAAGGCAAAACGCTGTGTGAGCGCGTCAAGGAACTTGCGCGTATCCGTGATGAAGAGGGATACATGGCACGTTTCGATGAGAATGAGGACGACTATGTCTTGATTGAACATAACTGTCCTATCGTGGCAATTGCGGAAGAGTATCCACACGTGTGTGAGATTGAATTGGCACTTTTCCGGCAATCCTTAGGTGCGAAGGTTGTTCGCGAAGAATATCTGATGCAAGGAAGCCACAGATGTTGCTACCGGATCCCTAAACCCACTGAGTAG
- a CDS encoding 4Fe-4S dicluster domain-containing protein, with product MARETGRRGFFKEALNQLMQPVAEFLDDGLSEHVPVEAPSRNLLRPPGALPESEFLEKCHRCGNCVKNCPANAIFPLEESAQPDLVNTPYIDPDEQPCVICDSLACMYVCPSGALQPVYAEDIKIGLAVFNGETCLRTKEVACTYCVDTCPIGADAIHLTVDGVVEVIESGCTGCGVCQYACPTAPKSIVIEPYIAGEILVD from the coding sequence ATGGCTCGTGAAACCGGGAGGCGCGGCTTTTTCAAGGAAGCCCTGAATCAACTCATGCAACCCGTCGCCGAATTTCTCGATGATGGGCTAAGTGAGCATGTGCCTGTTGAAGCGCCGAGTAGAAATCTCTTGCGGCCTCCTGGTGCATTGCCCGAATCGGAATTCTTGGAGAAATGCCATCGGTGTGGTAACTGCGTCAAAAACTGTCCGGCAAACGCTATTTTCCCATTAGAAGAGAGCGCACAGCCTGACCTTGTCAATACACCTTACATTGATCCTGATGAACAACCGTGCGTTATCTGCGATTCATTGGCATGTATGTACGTCTGCCCAAGTGGTGCGCTGCAGCCCGTTTATGCTGAAGACATTAAAATAGGATTGGCAGTTTTCAACGGTGAAACCTGTCTTCGTACGAAGGAAGTGGCTTGCACCTACTGCGTTGATACATGTCCTATTGGCGCGGATGCGATCCATCTCACGGTAGATGGTGTTGTAGAGGTGATCGAATCCGGATGCACAGGATGTGGGGTGTGTCAGTATGCGTGTCCGACTGCCCCGAAGTCAATAGTGATTGAACCCTATATCGCGGGAGAGATACTTGTGGATTAG